The proteins below are encoded in one region of Reichenbachiella sp. 5M10:
- a CDS encoding PIN domain-containing protein produces the protein MAASIRDVKTYSPDSDDLFFFDNNIWMYLYAFIGDYNSYKQKLYSGLLKRIRDRGCTIYTSSMIISEFTNRCFRMDFDLWRAGDTELQYKRDYVGTSRYKETAEEIRDATDRILSIADPISDEFESIELDHVFERTTEIDFNDSYYIELATEQDLVIVTDDQDFVKFDHHDCKVVTFINPSF, from the coding sequence ATGGCAGCTAGTATCCGAGATGTAAAGACTTACTCACCAGACTCCGACGACCTTTTCTTTTTTGACAACAACATTTGGATGTACTTATACGCCTTTATTGGTGACTATAATTCATATAAACAAAAGTTGTACTCTGGCTTATTAAAGCGGATCAGGGATAGAGGCTGTACCATTTACACGAGTAGTATGATTATTTCAGAATTTACTAATCGATGTTTTAGGATGGATTTTGATCTTTGGAGAGCAGGCGATACCGAACTTCAATACAAAAGGGATTATGTAGGGACAAGTAGGTACAAAGAAACTGCAGAAGAAATTAGAGACGCTACCGATCGGATACTGTCTATCGCAGACCCCATCTCAGATGAATTTGAGTCAATAGAATTAGATCATGTGTTTGAGCGCACGACTGAAATTGATTTTAATGATAGCTATTATATTGAGTTGGCTACCGAACAAGATTTGGTGATTGTAACAGACGATCAGGATTTTGTGAAATTTGATCACCATGATTGCAAAGTTGTTACGTTTATCAATCCTAGTTTTTAA
- a CDS encoding STAS-like domain-containing protein → MNKAEVQINIAQNIGGDAAVSTEDGNEIFGLIKKDFDAGQVVILDFSGIEILTTAFLNAALGQLYSAYSSEQLNARLKLVNVADQDKILFKKVVARAKEYFANKKQFDQSANQAIHGS, encoded by the coding sequence ATGAACAAAGCCGAAGTGCAGATTAATATTGCTCAAAATATTGGAGGAGATGCAGCTGTATCTACCGAAGATGGCAATGAAATATTTGGTCTAATCAAAAAGGATTTTGATGCAGGCCAAGTAGTGATTTTGGATTTTTCTGGTATTGAAATATTGACCACAGCATTTTTGAATGCAGCACTAGGCCAACTGTATAGTGCCTATAGTAGTGAGCAATTAAATGCAAGACTTAAATTGGTGAATGTAGCCGATCAAGATAAAATTCTTTTCAAGAAAGTAGTGGCACGAGCCAAGGAGTACTTTGCCAATAAAAAACAATTTGACCAATCCGCCAACCAAGCAATACATGGCAGCTAG
- a CDS encoding GxxExxY protein: protein MGFERECEHTIYYEGVDVGTRRADFVVEGEVVVELKALIKLEDVHLAQAKNYVVAYQKKVGLLINFGARSLEFKKIFNPKNP, encoded by the coding sequence TTGGGATTCGAACGTGAATGTGAACACACAATTTATTATGAAGGCGTTGATGTTGGTACACGAAGAGCAGATTTTGTGGTGGAAGGTGAAGTTGTGGTGGAGCTTAAAGCACTAATAAAATTGGAAGATGTGCATTTGGCACAGGCAAAAAATTATGTGGTAGCATATCAGAAGAAAGTTGGATTATTGATCAATTTTGGAGCCAGGAGCTTAGAGTTTAAGAAAATATTCAATCCAAAAAATCCTTAA
- a CDS encoding UxaA family hydrolase, whose product MKEFLIIDRSDNVAVALKDHEGGKVEINGQSFHIEAIKQKHKVLLQSLKRGEKVIMYGVPVAIANEDLLIGAMITTENVTHFADPISLGNRKKYEWQAPDVSAWEERTFQGYHRPDGKVGTANYWLFIPLVFCENRNLKVIEETLKSSLGYKKPNEYLQYAHELIGGVMEQEIPLRNRVFENVDGIKFLYHDGGCGGTRGDAETLLRLLAGYLQHPNVAGATVLSLGCQHAQVQWFQEIQEELYPQASKPVIYLEQQVIQSEEKLIKKAIADTIEQLKEANQIERKPASLSKLVVGLECGGSDGFSGISANPAVGYASDLLVALGASTVLSEFPELNGVEQDIIDRCTEDRVAEKFVDIQRAYEAQAKAAGSGFDMNPSPGNIKDGLITDAIKSAGAAKKGGRAPVSDVLDYTEPVTRPGLNLLCTPGNDVESTTGLAGSGASIILFTTGLGTPTGNPLASVIKISSNTSLRERMSDIIDLDAGPITRGEKNIEQVGEEILEKIIAVASGEKTKAMDLEQNDFILWKRGVSL is encoded by the coding sequence ATGAAAGAGTTTTTAATCATAGATCGATCAGACAATGTGGCCGTGGCGCTTAAGGATCACGAAGGAGGAAAAGTAGAGATCAATGGCCAGTCATTTCACATCGAGGCAATCAAGCAAAAGCACAAGGTGCTTTTGCAGTCTTTGAAAAGAGGTGAAAAAGTAATAATGTATGGGGTCCCTGTTGCTATCGCCAATGAAGACTTGCTCATCGGTGCGATGATTACCACCGAGAATGTGACGCACTTTGCTGATCCCATCTCACTCGGCAATAGAAAAAAATACGAATGGCAAGCTCCCGATGTCTCGGCATGGGAGGAGAGGACGTTTCAGGGCTACCATCGACCAGATGGGAAGGTGGGGACGGCCAACTACTGGCTTTTCATCCCTTTGGTCTTCTGCGAAAACCGCAACCTTAAAGTCATTGAGGAGACCTTGAAGTCCTCGTTGGGCTACAAAAAGCCCAACGAGTATTTGCAGTATGCTCATGAATTAATCGGCGGGGTGATGGAACAAGAGATACCGTTGCGAAATCGAGTGTTTGAAAATGTAGACGGCATCAAATTTCTCTACCATGACGGAGGGTGTGGAGGTACACGTGGTGACGCAGAGACGCTCTTGCGTTTGCTGGCAGGTTATCTACAGCACCCGAATGTCGCGGGAGCTACAGTACTGAGTCTGGGTTGCCAACATGCGCAGGTGCAGTGGTTTCAAGAGATTCAAGAGGAGCTATATCCGCAGGCAAGCAAGCCAGTGATCTATTTGGAGCAGCAGGTCATCCAATCGGAAGAGAAATTGATCAAAAAGGCCATTGCTGATACGATCGAGCAACTCAAAGAAGCCAATCAGATCGAGCGCAAGCCAGCGTCACTGAGCAAACTGGTCGTAGGACTGGAATGTGGCGGTTCGGATGGGTTTTCGGGTATTTCTGCCAATCCTGCGGTAGGCTATGCATCAGACTTGTTGGTGGCGCTGGGGGCTTCTACGGTATTGAGTGAATTTCCAGAGTTGAACGGCGTAGAGCAAGACATCATTGATCGATGTACAGAGGATCGTGTGGCAGAGAAGTTCGTGGATATTCAGCGGGCCTACGAAGCACAAGCCAAAGCGGCTGGTTCAGGTTTTGACATGAACCCTTCGCCTGGCAATATCAAAGATGGTTTGATTACTGACGCGATCAAATCTGCCGGTGCGGCGAAAAAAGGAGGACGAGCACCCGTGAGCGATGTGTTGGATTATACAGAGCCAGTCACCCGTCCAGGACTCAATCTACTATGTACACCAGGCAACGATGTGGAATCTACCACAGGACTGGCAGGATCGGGTGCGAGTATTATCCTCTTCACTACCGGTTTGGGTACACCGACAGGCAATCCATTGGCTTCAGTAATCAAGATATCTAGCAATACGAGCCTTCGCGAACGCATGAGTGATATCATAGATTTGGATGCAGGGCCAATTACTCGTGGTGAAAAAAACATAGAACAAGTAGGAGAAGAGATTCTAGAAAAAATAATAGCCGTTGCTAGTGGTGAGAAAACCAAAGCGATGGACTTAGAACAAAACGATTTTATACTTTGGAAAAGAGGAGTGTCACTATGA
- a CDS encoding class I SAM-dependent DNA methyltransferase: MTKTVEFEKQTKQLIDGLKSVCANYGLGNDGNEFKIITQVFLYKFLNDKFVHEVKKLDDKIAKADDWEAVLRSYPDDDYEMLMMQMSASTASIKPSQFISSLYERQNEPNFADIFDNTLLDIAKENSDIFSVLTAGGERVVLFENLSKYVTDDRDEFCKALVNKLVNFSFEHIFHEKFDFYATIFEYLIKDYNTNSGGKYAEYFTPHAVAKIMARCLVHGTPKSVTCFDPSAGSGSLLMNLAHQIGEDKCTIYSQDISQKSSSLLRLNLILNDLVHSIPHIVKGNTILEPYHKEKDGSLQKFDYIVSNPPFKLDFSDFSVDLDTKANNVRFFAGIPKVPAKKKESMAIYLMFLQHIMHVLKDKGKAAIVVPTGFITAQSGIDKKIRQKLVEDKMLAGVVSMPSNIFANTGTNVSILFLDKENKEEVVLIDASNLGVTVKEDKNQRTVLTPQEEDQIINTFNAKEAVDDFSVVVSYEDITAKNYSLSAGQYFEVKIEYVDISHDEFTAKMKGFEDSLKGLFGESKELEKEIETNLEQIKYV; encoded by the coding sequence ATGACGAAGACAGTAGAATTTGAGAAGCAGACCAAGCAACTGATAGACGGGTTGAAGAGTGTATGTGCCAACTATGGCTTGGGCAATGACGGCAATGAGTTCAAGATCATCACACAAGTATTTTTATACAAATTCCTCAATGACAAATTCGTGCATGAGGTAAAGAAACTGGATGATAAAATAGCCAAAGCCGACGACTGGGAAGCAGTACTTAGATCTTATCCAGATGATGACTATGAGATGCTCATGATGCAGATGAGTGCCAGCACGGCCAGCATCAAACCCAGTCAGTTTATCTCTAGTCTGTATGAACGACAGAATGAACCCAATTTTGCAGATATATTTGACAACACCTTATTGGATATTGCCAAGGAGAACAGTGATATCTTCTCTGTACTGACTGCTGGTGGAGAGCGAGTGGTATTGTTCGAAAACTTGAGCAAGTATGTGACTGATGATCGGGATGAGTTTTGTAAGGCACTGGTCAACAAGCTGGTCAACTTTAGCTTCGAGCACATTTTTCATGAGAAATTCGACTTCTATGCCACTATCTTCGAGTACCTGATCAAAGACTACAATACCAACAGTGGAGGTAAATATGCTGAGTACTTCACCCCTCATGCGGTAGCCAAGATCATGGCCAGATGTCTGGTGCATGGCACACCTAAAAGTGTGACCTGTTTTGATCCAAGTGCAGGATCGGGATCGCTACTCATGAACTTAGCACATCAGATAGGTGAAGATAAATGTACTATCTACTCTCAGGATATCTCGCAAAAATCATCGAGTCTGCTCAGACTCAATCTGATCTTGAATGACTTGGTGCATTCCATTCCTCACATCGTGAAAGGCAATACCATCCTAGAGCCTTATCACAAGGAAAAAGACGGATCACTTCAGAAATTCGACTATATCGTATCTAATCCGCCGTTTAAGCTGGATTTTTCAGATTTCAGTGTAGACTTGGATACCAAAGCCAACAACGTCCGATTCTTTGCTGGCATACCTAAGGTACCAGCCAAGAAGAAGGAATCCATGGCGATTTACTTGATGTTTCTCCAGCACATTATGCATGTGTTGAAGGATAAAGGCAAGGCTGCTATCGTAGTGCCAACTGGGTTTATCACTGCACAGAGCGGGATAGATAAAAAGATCAGGCAAAAGCTGGTAGAAGACAAAATGCTGGCAGGAGTAGTGAGTATGCCGTCCAACATCTTTGCCAATACAGGTACCAACGTGAGTATCCTCTTCTTGGACAAAGAAAACAAAGAGGAGGTAGTCTTGATCGATGCATCCAACCTCGGTGTGACAGTTAAGGAAGATAAGAACCAAAGGACAGTCTTGACCCCTCAGGAAGAAGATCAAATCATCAATACTTTCAACGCTAAGGAGGCAGTCGATGACTTCTCTGTAGTAGTGAGCTATGAGGACATAACGGCCAAAAACTACTCCCTAAGCGCAGGGCAATACTTCGAGGTGAAGATCGAATATGTGGATATTTCACATGATGAGTTTACGGCTAAGATGAAAGGTTTTGAGGACTCTTTGAAAGGGTTGTTTGGAGAATCGAAGGAATTGGAGAAAGAGATTGAGACGAATTTAGAGCAAATTAAATATGTATAA
- a CDS encoding ATP-binding protein: MANEKVIYVAPQVMSKHDGYTHLMTLYESARQEPSDSIVFDFTYTTWFEANLSAVLGAICELLTNQGKHVVVGGCNYAIQDVLQRNRFLCEFGYEPKRDIHQTMVAYTRFNPNEGDRFLEYIKNKLLAKPDFPSHSPNLGKKIRESIFELYENARTHGLCEQIHACGQYFPRKDNIKRLDLSIVDMGQSIKYNVNNYLGSQMTGSEAIEWALKYGNTTKTGDISGGLGLDIMFQFIKLNQGKVQIISSDGYWEYRRGEVRMLDFDLSFPGTIVNIEFNLSDTHDYYLEGEISLDDIF, translated from the coding sequence ATGGCCAATGAAAAGGTAATATATGTTGCCCCTCAAGTGATGAGCAAGCATGACGGCTACACTCACCTCATGACGTTGTACGAATCGGCCAGGCAGGAACCGTCCGATTCTATAGTTTTCGACTTCACCTATACCACATGGTTTGAGGCTAATCTTTCGGCAGTGCTAGGCGCCATTTGCGAGTTGCTTACTAATCAGGGTAAACATGTCGTGGTAGGCGGGTGCAATTATGCTATTCAAGATGTGCTTCAGAGAAATAGGTTCTTATGTGAGTTTGGATATGAGCCCAAGAGAGATATTCACCAGACCATGGTTGCATACACCAGATTCAATCCTAATGAAGGAGATCGGTTTCTAGAATATATCAAAAACAAGTTGTTGGCCAAGCCAGACTTTCCGAGTCATAGTCCCAATCTAGGGAAAAAAATCAGGGAAAGTATTTTTGAATTATATGAAAATGCCAGAACCCATGGATTGTGCGAGCAGATACATGCATGTGGACAGTATTTTCCTCGTAAGGACAATATCAAGCGATTAGACCTGTCTATTGTAGACATGGGGCAGTCGATTAAGTACAATGTCAACAATTATCTCGGAAGTCAGATGACTGGCAGTGAGGCGATAGAATGGGCACTGAAATATGGAAACACCACTAAAACAGGTGATATTTCAGGAGGGTTAGGACTAGATATTATGTTTCAGTTTATCAAATTGAATCAGGGAAAAGTACAGATTATTTCGTCTGATGGGTATTGGGAATACAGAAGAGGGGAGGTAAGAATGCTCGATTTCGATTTGAGTTTTCCGGGTACGATCGTCAATATTGAGTTCAATCTATCCGATACACACGACTACTACCTAGAAGGAGAAATATCACTAGACGATATTTTTTAG
- a CDS encoding restriction endonuclease subunit S, whose protein sequence is MYKIALNTISKKISSGLTPLRSNPDFWDSQDIPWVKTEQLGVKHIYDSNEKVSKLVFEKTGLKLNPKNTLSIAMYGEGKTRGSVSILKKEMTTNQACCNVVIDSKKADYEYVYYFLKTQYHQLRNLSSGVRKNLNSNDIKNFEIGLPDSISEQNKIAKVLSDLDAKIELNNKINAELEGMAKLLYDYWFVQFDFPISEAYASSIGKPELKDKPYKSSGGAMVYNEQLKREIPEGWDVGTLLDIANFTNGIACQKYRPHEGEESLRVIKIREMGDGFTDKSEFVSKSIPEKVIVFNGDVLFSWSATLDVKIWTGGIGGLNQHIFKITSSNYPRTYYYFEILQYLQHFKMIAELRKTTMGHITQDHLKQSRIVIPPLNLINNLHEQIDPIINKTVVASEENQKLSELRDWLLPMLMNGQVRVGEGLSASGFSGLVDDQDLSMAAEDRGEYGQ, encoded by the coding sequence ATGTATAAGATTGCCCTAAATACTATATCCAAGAAAATCTCAAGTGGCTTAACACCACTGCGTTCTAATCCTGATTTTTGGGACTCTCAAGATATTCCATGGGTGAAAACGGAACAACTCGGTGTAAAGCATATTTATGATTCTAATGAAAAGGTTTCAAAACTAGTTTTTGAAAAGACGGGCTTGAAATTAAACCCAAAAAACACCCTTTCAATTGCAATGTATGGGGAAGGGAAAACTAGAGGAAGTGTGTCTATCCTTAAAAAGGAAATGACGACTAATCAAGCGTGTTGTAATGTGGTAATCGATTCCAAAAAGGCTGATTATGAATATGTTTATTACTTTCTAAAAACACAGTATCATCAATTAAGGAATTTGTCATCAGGAGTGAGGAAAAACCTTAACTCTAATGACATTAAAAATTTTGAAATTGGATTACCTGACTCCATTTCTGAGCAAAATAAAATCGCCAAAGTCCTCTCCGATCTAGACGCAAAAATAGAACTCAACAACAAGATCAATGCGGAGTTGGAGGGGATGGCGAAGTTGCTGTACGACTACTGGTTTGTGCAGTTCGATTTCCCTATCTCCGAAGCATATGCTTCTTCGATAGGCAAGCCAGAGCTCAAAGACAAGCCCTACAAGTCCTCTGGTGGCGCTATGGTCTACAATGAGCAGTTGAAAAGAGAGATCCCTGAGGGGTGGGATGTTGGAACACTTCTAGATATAGCGAATTTCACTAATGGGATTGCTTGTCAGAAATATAGACCTCATGAAGGTGAAGAGTCATTAAGAGTCATTAAAATTAGAGAGATGGGTGATGGGTTTACAGACAAATCTGAATTTGTTTCTAAATCAATACCTGAGAAAGTCATTGTTTTTAATGGTGATGTTTTGTTTTCTTGGTCAGCTACTTTAGATGTAAAAATTTGGACAGGTGGAATTGGTGGATTGAATCAGCACATTTTTAAAATTACTTCGTCCAACTATCCAAGGACATATTACTATTTTGAGATACTTCAATATCTGCAACATTTCAAAATGATTGCTGAGTTGAGAAAAACTACAATGGGTCACATTACTCAAGATCACCTGAAACAGAGCAGAATAGTAATTCCTCCCTTGAATTTGATAAATAACCTACATGAGCAAATTGATCCAATTATTAATAAAACAGTAGTTGCGTCAGAAGAAAACCAAAAGCTGTCAGAGTTGCGGGATTGGTTGTTGCCGATGCTGATGAATGGTCAGGTGAGGGTGGGGGAAGGGTTGTCTGCATCGGGATTTTCAGGATTAGTGGATGATCAGGATTTGAGTATGGCTGCTGAGGATAGGGGGGAGTATGGCCAATGA
- a CDS encoding type I restriction endonuclease subunit R: MKFNEDSRVKIPSILHLIRLGYEYLSLKSAKWDEDTNIFTDIFNERIARINPEMDAGDIKRLYDEVSLTLENEDLGKAFYEKLIDRSGERLIDFEDFDNNSFHVVTELTYKKDDDEFRPDIILLINGMPLVFIEVKKPNNRDGILAERDRINTRFQNKKFRKFVNLTQLMVFSNNMEYDDLDPEPLQGAYYASTSYGKPMFNYFKEKKKFDLGSILKSLSDEEEDFVLKDTNYISIKHAPEFQTNKNPDTPTNRVSTSLFSRDRLSFMLQYALAYVKEQKGLEKHVMRYPQIFATKAIEATLESGIKKGIIWHTQGSGKTALAYYNVGYLTDYYQKKSIIPKFYFIVDRLDLLIQAGREFKSRGLIVHNVNSKEEFAKNIKSTTALHNASGKPEITVVNIQKFENDPDVVRNTDYNLNIQRVYFLDEVHRSYNPKGSFLANLKESDPNSVKIGLTGTPLLGQDFNSRALFGDYIHKYYYNASIADGYTLRLIREEIETSYKMTMIEALKEIEILKGNADKKMIYAHRKFVEPMLDYVVTDFEKSRLTLDDPSIGGMVVCDSSDQAKMMYEIFSETYAESEAELLQAADPVERYGDKRKRDIKVKSAAVILHDIGTKEDRKDKVEDFKEGKIDLLFVYNMLLTGFDAKRLKKLYIGRVIKSHNLLQTLTRVNRTYKDFRYGYVVDFADIKSEFDKTNKAYFDELQSELGDEMEHYSNLFKSQEEIEEEIHQIKDALFHFDTLNAEVFSQQITQIQDRKQMLEITKALNAAKSLYNLIRLSGNYQLLEKLDFKKLTVLSREANNHLALINKKEALESGADTNNLLNVALEDILFAFTKISEEEMILADQLKDTLRRTRENLGGNFDPADPVFVSLKEELERLFKKKNLSEISQGEMIENIDALNAINDQAKELERKNQLLRAKYDYDEKYARLHKRLMEKDPLTDSESKLFEALQGLKKEVDLKILENSKMLENENFVEKMTMKLVIDQLKNKHHINLDPATTRRVNGLLVKEYMNEFYGKVA; the protein is encoded by the coding sequence ATGAAATTCAACGAAGACTCAAGAGTAAAGATCCCGTCCATTCTCCACCTGATCAGGTTGGGATATGAGTATTTATCCTTGAAGAGTGCTAAGTGGGATGAAGACACCAACATCTTCACTGATATATTTAATGAAAGAATTGCACGCATCAATCCTGAGATGGACGCTGGCGATATCAAAAGACTTTATGATGAAGTGTCTTTGACCCTTGAAAATGAAGATCTAGGGAAAGCATTTTATGAGAAGCTTATTGATCGATCTGGAGAAAGATTGATCGACTTTGAGGACTTTGATAATAATTCATTTCATGTGGTCACTGAGTTGACCTATAAGAAGGATGATGATGAATTTAGACCAGATATTATTCTGCTGATTAATGGTATGCCTTTAGTGTTTATAGAGGTGAAGAAACCAAATAATCGTGATGGTATTCTAGCTGAGCGAGATCGGATCAATACGAGATTCCAAAATAAGAAATTTCGCAAGTTTGTAAACCTCACTCAGCTCATGGTATTTTCCAATAACATGGAATATGATGATCTAGATCCTGAACCTCTGCAAGGCGCATACTATGCCTCCACTTCGTATGGCAAGCCGATGTTCAACTACTTTAAAGAAAAGAAGAAATTTGACTTAGGTAGTATACTAAAATCACTGAGTGATGAAGAGGAAGATTTTGTACTCAAGGATACCAATTACATCAGTATCAAGCATGCGCCTGAATTTCAAACCAACAAGAATCCTGACACACCAACCAACAGAGTAAGCACTTCTCTATTTAGTCGAGATCGTTTATCCTTTATGCTTCAGTATGCTTTAGCCTATGTGAAGGAGCAGAAGGGACTGGAAAAGCATGTGATGCGTTATCCGCAAATATTTGCAACCAAGGCCATAGAAGCTACTTTGGAATCGGGTATCAAGAAAGGAATCATCTGGCACACGCAAGGCAGTGGCAAGACCGCCTTGGCTTATTACAATGTGGGCTATCTCACAGATTACTATCAAAAGAAATCAATCATACCAAAATTCTATTTCATCGTGGATCGATTAGATCTATTGATACAAGCTGGGAGAGAATTTAAAAGCCGAGGATTGATTGTACACAACGTCAATTCAAAAGAGGAGTTTGCTAAAAATATCAAATCAACTACAGCTCTCCATAATGCCTCGGGCAAGCCAGAAATTACTGTAGTCAATATTCAAAAGTTTGAAAACGATCCTGATGTGGTTAGGAATACGGATTATAATCTGAATATCCAGCGTGTCTACTTCTTGGATGAAGTGCATCGTAGTTATAACCCAAAAGGAAGTTTCTTGGCTAACCTCAAAGAGTCAGATCCAAATTCTGTCAAAATAGGACTAACAGGTACGCCACTACTGGGACAAGATTTCAATTCTAGAGCACTATTCGGTGACTATATACATAAGTATTACTACAATGCATCTATAGCTGATGGCTATACTTTGCGGCTTATTCGTGAAGAGATAGAGACCAGTTATAAGATGACGATGATTGAAGCCTTGAAGGAGATTGAAATCTTGAAAGGCAATGCAGATAAGAAGATGATCTATGCACATCGAAAGTTTGTGGAGCCAATGCTTGACTATGTAGTTACTGATTTTGAAAAGAGTCGTTTGACTTTGGATGATCCTAGTATTGGAGGAATGGTCGTTTGTGATTCTTCTGATCAGGCCAAGATGATGTATGAAATATTCAGTGAGACGTATGCTGAATCGGAGGCAGAACTATTACAGGCGGCAGATCCAGTAGAGAGGTACGGAGACAAACGAAAAAGAGACATCAAGGTAAAAAGTGCAGCCGTCATTCTTCATGATATTGGTACTAAGGAAGACCGAAAAGATAAAGTAGAGGATTTCAAAGAAGGAAAGATTGATTTACTATTTGTCTACAATATGTTGCTCACTGGCTTTGATGCCAAGCGATTGAAAAAACTATATATCGGTCGAGTGATCAAGTCGCACAACTTGCTGCAAACCTTAACTAGAGTCAATAGAACCTATAAGGATTTCAGGTACGGCTATGTGGTGGACTTTGCCGATATCAAAAGTGAATTTGACAAAACCAACAAGGCATATTTTGATGAACTCCAATCAGAGCTAGGTGATGAGATGGAGCACTATTCCAACCTGTTTAAATCTCAGGAAGAAATAGAAGAGGAGATACACCAAATTAAGGATGCACTCTTTCATTTTGATACGCTGAATGCAGAAGTGTTTTCTCAGCAGATCACTCAGATCCAAGATCGAAAGCAGATGTTGGAGATTACCAAGGCTTTGAATGCTGCTAAGAGCCTTTACAATCTGATTCGTTTGTCTGGTAACTATCAACTACTGGAGAAACTAGATTTTAAAAAGCTCACGGTGCTTTCGAGAGAAGCCAACAACCACTTGGCTTTGATCAATAAAAAGGAAGCATTGGAGTCGGGTGCAGATACCAACAACCTACTCAATGTAGCACTGGAAGACATCTTGTTTGCTTTTACTAAAATTTCTGAAGAGGAGATGATCTTGGCTGATCAATTGAAAGACACTTTGCGTAGAACTAGAGAAAATCTAGGTGGCAATTTTGATCCTGCTGATCCAGTGTTTGTCAGTTTGAAGGAGGAGCTGGAGCGATTGTTTAAAAAGAAAAACCTAAGTGAAATCTCTCAAGGAGAGATGATTGAAAATATAGATGCTCTGAATGCCATCAATGATCAGGCGAAAGAATTGGAACGCAAAAACCAACTACTGAGAGCCAAGTATGACTATGATGAAAAGTACGCTCGATTGCACAAAAGGCTGATGGAAAAGGATCCTTTGACTGATAGTGAAAGTAAGCTATTTGAAGCCTTGCAAGGTTTGAAAAAGGAGGTAGATTTGAAAATTCTTGAGAATTCCAAGATGTTGGAGAACGAGAATTTTGTAGAGAAGATGACGATGAAATTGGTGATAGATCAATTGAAAAACAAGCATCACATCAATCTAGATCCTGCTACTACAAGACGAGTGAATGGATTGCTGGTGAAAGAGTATATGAATGAATTTTATGGTAAAGTGGCTTAG
- a CDS encoding HAD family phosphatase: MNINTIIFDLGGVIIDLNEKATVEAFAQLSGKDITEVVKYYQESDTFKQYEMGLIPSDEFRAYIREILDTPQATDHEIDRAWNAMLGNIPLRRLEWMIKLQKTYKICILSNTNAIHESAFNQTLLEVSGKPCLDDFAHEVYFSHRLHLRKPNMDIYEKVLELSGQSAAGCLFLDDKLENLKGAASVGIQTMHISYPDEIFKLESRV, encoded by the coding sequence TTGAATATCAATACAATAATTTTCGATCTTGGAGGTGTCATCATCGACCTCAACGAGAAGGCAACCGTAGAAGCGTTCGCTCAACTGTCTGGCAAGGATATCACCGAAGTGGTCAAATACTACCAAGAATCCGATACGTTCAAACAGTATGAAATGGGGCTGATACCGAGTGATGAGTTCAGAGCCTATATCCGTGAGATCCTAGACACTCCTCAGGCCACTGATCACGAAATCGATCGGGCCTGGAATGCCATGCTTGGAAACATCCCTCTGCGTCGACTAGAATGGATGATCAAGCTCCAAAAGACGTATAAAATCTGCATCCTTAGCAATACCAACGCCATCCATGAATCAGCCTTCAACCAAACACTCCTCGAAGTGAGTGGCAAACCCTGCTTGGATGATTTTGCTCATGAAGTCTATTTCTCCCATCGACTTCATCTACGCAAGCCCAATATGGACATTTACGAGAAAGTCTTGGAATTGTCTGGACAGTCTGCTGCAGGTTGTCTTTTCCTAGACGACAAACTCGAGAACTTAAAGGGGGCTGCTTCAGTAGGTATACAAACCATGCACATCTCATATCCAGACGAAATATTTAAACTAGAATCTCGTGTTTGA
- a CDS encoding GxxExxY protein: protein MKVHNTLGNGFQEVIYQRCLALELEKAGLLGIRT, encoded by the coding sequence ATGAAGGTACATAATACGCTTGGTAATGGCTTTCAGGAAGTTATTTATCAAAGGTGTCTTGCACTGGAGTTGGAAAAGGCAGGCTTGCTTGGGATTCGAACGTGA